A region of Odocoileus virginianus isolate 20LAN1187 ecotype Illinois chromosome 11, Ovbor_1.2, whole genome shotgun sequence DNA encodes the following proteins:
- the LAX1 gene encoding lymphocyte transmembrane adapter 1 isoform X2, whose protein sequence is MSPRQRTRRPQGGPQGPALYREPSAAWTRQVPYLRVTIMPLLTLPRPRQRAKNIYDLLPRRQEEPGRHPSRSIRIVSTESLLSRNSDSPPSEHVPSQAGDAFHMHGAHTQAMGYAVGIYDNAMRPQLCGNVAPSAHYVNVRASRGYPSTSSEESRDYVNIPTAKEIAETLASTSNPPGNLFILPSTKELALSEEIDEGCGNASDCTSLGSPGTENSDPLSDGEGSSQTSNDYVNVAELDLGTPQGKQLRGMFQCRRDYENVPPGPSSNKQQEEEVTSSNTDHVEGRTDGPETHIPPAMQSGSFLALKDYVACQSSAHSENGPWKRAEETSSEDSHDYENV, encoded by the exons ATGTCACCACGTCAGCGCACTCGGAGACCACAGGGAGGACCTCAGGGCCCAGCACTCTACAGGGAACCCTCAGCAGCCTGGACAA GGCAAGTTCCCTACCTCCGAGTTACCATCATGCCCTTGTTGACTCTGCCTCGACCCAGACAACGagccaaaaatatttatgacCTCTTGCCCCGAAGACAAGAAGAGCCGG GAAGACATCCCTCAAGGAGCATCCGTATTGTCAGCACCGAAAGCCTCCTCTCCAGGAATTCTGACAGCCCTCCCTCAGAGCATGTG CCCTCCCAAGCAGGCGATGCCTTCCACATGCACGGAGCCCATACTCAGGCCATGGGGTATGCAGTGGGCATCTATGACAATGCCATGCGGCCCCAGCTGTGTGGAAACGTTGCTCCCTCAGCTCACTATGTCAATGTCAGAGCTTCAAGAGGTTATCCGAGCACTTCTTCAGAGGAGTCAAGAGATTATGTCAATATCCCCACAGCAAAGGAGATTGCTGAGACTTTGGCTTCTACCAGTAACCCTCCTGGGAACCTCTTCATCCTCCCAAGTACCAAGGAGCTGGCACTGTCTGAAGAAATAGATGAGGGTTGTGGGAATGccagtgactgcaccagtttggggtctccaggaactgAGAACAGTGATCCACTCAGCGATGGGGAAGGGTCTTCTCAGACCTCAAATGACTATGTCAACGTGGCAGAGTTGGATCTCGGGACCCCCCAAGGGAAGCAGCTCCGGGGAATGTTTCAGTGCCGCAGGGATTATGAAAATGTACCACCAGGTCCCAGTAGCAAcaagcagcaggaggaggaagtgacatcCTCAAACACAGACCATGTAGAGGGCAGGACAGATGGTCCAGAGACCCACATCCCACCTGCCATGCAGTCAGGGAGCTTCCTGGCTTTAAAGGATTATGTGGCCTGTCAGTCATCTGCCCACAGTGAGAACGGGCCGTGGAAACGTGCAGAAGAGACGTCAAGTGAGGACTCTCATGACTATGAGAATGTGTGA
- the LAX1 gene encoding lymphocyte transmembrane adapter 1 isoform X1, whose translation MDVTTSAHSETTGRTSGPSTLQGTLSSLDKAEDHSSSIFSGFAALLAILLVVAVFCVLWNCSKRKKRQVPYLRVTIMPLLTLPRPRQRAKNIYDLLPRRQEEPGRHPSRSIRIVSTESLLSRNSDSPPSEHVPSQAGDAFHMHGAHTQAMGYAVGIYDNAMRPQLCGNVAPSAHYVNVRASRGYPSTSSEESRDYVNIPTAKEIAETLASTSNPPGNLFILPSTKELALSEEIDEGCGNASDCTSLGSPGTENSDPLSDGEGSSQTSNDYVNVAELDLGTPQGKQLRGMFQCRRDYENVPPGPSSNKQQEEEVTSSNTDHVEGRTDGPETHIPPAMQSGSFLALKDYVACQSSAHSENGPWKRAEETSSEDSHDYENV comes from the exons ATGGATGTCACCACGTCAGCGCACTCGGAGACCACAGGGAGGACCTCAGGGCCCAGCACTCTACAGGGAACCCTCAGCAGCCTGGACAA AGCTGAAGAccacagcagcagcatcttttctGGGTTTGCGGCTCTCCTTGCCATCCTCCTGGTTGTTGCAGTTTTCTGCGTCCTGTGGAACTGCAGTAAACGGAAGAAGC GGCAAGTTCCCTACCTCCGAGTTACCATCATGCCCTTGTTGACTCTGCCTCGACCCAGACAACGagccaaaaatatttatgacCTCTTGCCCCGAAGACAAGAAGAGCCGG GAAGACATCCCTCAAGGAGCATCCGTATTGTCAGCACCGAAAGCCTCCTCTCCAGGAATTCTGACAGCCCTCCCTCAGAGCATGTG CCCTCCCAAGCAGGCGATGCCTTCCACATGCACGGAGCCCATACTCAGGCCATGGGGTATGCAGTGGGCATCTATGACAATGCCATGCGGCCCCAGCTGTGTGGAAACGTTGCTCCCTCAGCTCACTATGTCAATGTCAGAGCTTCAAGAGGTTATCCGAGCACTTCTTCAGAGGAGTCAAGAGATTATGTCAATATCCCCACAGCAAAGGAGATTGCTGAGACTTTGGCTTCTACCAGTAACCCTCCTGGGAACCTCTTCATCCTCCCAAGTACCAAGGAGCTGGCACTGTCTGAAGAAATAGATGAGGGTTGTGGGAATGccagtgactgcaccagtttggggtctccaggaactgAGAACAGTGATCCACTCAGCGATGGGGAAGGGTCTTCTCAGACCTCAAATGACTATGTCAACGTGGCAGAGTTGGATCTCGGGACCCCCCAAGGGAAGCAGCTCCGGGGAATGTTTCAGTGCCGCAGGGATTATGAAAATGTACCACCAGGTCCCAGTAGCAAcaagcagcaggaggaggaagtgacatcCTCAAACACAGACCATGTAGAGGGCAGGACAGATGGTCCAGAGACCCACATCCCACCTGCCATGCAGTCAGGGAGCTTCCTGGCTTTAAAGGATTATGTGGCCTGTCAGTCATCTGCCCACAGTGAGAACGGGCCGTGGAAACGTGCAGAAGAGACGTCAAGTGAGGACTCTCATGACTATGAGAATGTGTGA